The proteins below are encoded in one region of Hordeum vulgare subsp. vulgare chromosome 3H, MorexV3_pseudomolecules_assembly, whole genome shotgun sequence:
- the LOC123440665 gene encoding B3 domain-containing protein VP1-like isoform X2: MDASAGSSPPRHPQGSAPRRGKGPAVEIRHGEDDFMFAQDTFPALPDFPCLSSPSSSNFSSSSSSNSSSAFAAPAGVGGRGGEGTRGEPSEPAAAGDGVDDLSDIDHLLDFASINDDVPWDDEPLFPDVGMMLEDVISEQQQQQQQHPLAGYGAGGRVASDAAGGGGEDAFMGGGGSGSAADDLPRFFMEWLTNNRDCISAEDLRSIRLRRSTIEAAAARLGGGRQGTMQLLKLILTWVQNHHLQKKRPRVGAMDQEAPPAGGQLPSPGANPSYEFPTETGAAAATSWMPYQAFSPTASYGGEAMYPFQQGCSTSSVVVSSQPFSPPAAADMHAGAWPLQYAAFVPAGATSAGTQTYPMPPPGPVPQPFAAPGFAGQFPQRMEPAATREARKKRMARQRRLSCLQQQRSQQLNLSQIQTGGFPQEPSPRAAHSAPVWGGHWSPPAVQAQPHGQLMIQVPNPLSTKSNSSRQKQQKPSPDAAARPPSGGAASQQRQGQAAASDKQRQQGASRTAAAPPAGDKNLRFLLQKVLKQSDVGTLGRIVLPKEAETHLPELKTGDGISIPIEDIGTSQVWSMRYRFWPNNKSRMYLLENTGDFVRSNELQEGDFIVLYSDVKSGKYLIRGVKVRAAQELAKHKNGSPEKGGASEVKAEDGGCKEKSPHGVRRSRQEAASMNQMAVSI, from the exons CGCCTCCGCCGGCTCGTCGCCGCCGCGGCACCCGCAGGGGAGCGCGCCGAGGCGCGGGAAGGGCCCCGCGGTGGAGATCCGGCATGGGGAGGACGACTTCATGTTCGCGCAGGATACCTTCCCGGCCCTCCCGGACTTCCCTTGCCTCTCCTCGCCGTCGAGCTCcaacttctcctcgtcctcctcctccaactcctccaGCGCTTTCGCCGCTCCGGCGGGAGTGGGCGGGCGTGGGGGCGAGGGGACGCGCGGCGAGCCGTCGGAGCCTGCCGCGGCCGGGGACGGGGTGGACGACCTCTCCGACATCGACCACCTGCTCGACTTCGCGTCCATCAACGACGACGTCCCCTGGGACGACGAGCCGCTCTTCCCCGACGTCGGGATGATGCTGGAGGACGTCATctccgagcagcagcagcagcagcagcagcatccgCTGGCGGGCTACGGCGCGGGCGGCAGAGTGGCGTCGGATGCGGCTGGTGGTGGGGGAGAGGACGCCTTCATGGGTGGAGGCGGCTCGGGGAGCGCGGCGGACGACCTGCCGCGGTTCTTCATGGAGTGGCTCACGAACAACCGAGACTGCATCTCGGCCGAGGACCTCCGCAGCATCCGCCTCCGTCGATCTACCATCGAGGCCGCAGCCGCGCGGCTCGGCGGGGGGCGCCAGGGCACCATGCAGCTGCTCAAGCTCATCCTCACCTGGGTGCAGAACCACCACTTGCAGAAGAAGCGCCCCCGCGTCGGCGCCATGGATCAGGAGGCGCCGCCGGCAGGAGGCCAGCTCCCCAGCCCCGGCGCAAACCCCAGCTACGAATTCCCCACGGAGACGGGTGCTGCCGCTGCCACATCTTGGATGCCCTATCAGGCCTTCTCGCCAACTGCATCCTACGGCGGCGAGGCGATGTACCCGTTCCAGCAGGGCTGCAGCACGAGCAGCGTGGTCGTGAGCAGTCAGCCGTTCTCCCCGCCGGCGGCGGCCGACATGCACGCCGGGGCCTGGCCGCTGCAGTACGCGGCGTTCGTGCCAGCGGGCGCCACATCCGCAGGCACTCAAACATACCCGATGCCGCCGCCGGGGCCCGTGCCGCAGCCGTTCGCGGCTCCCGGATTCGCCGGGCAGTTCCCGCAGCGGATGGAGCCGGCGGCGACCAGGGAGGCCCGGAAGAAGCGGATGGCGAGGCAGCGGCGCCTGTCGTGCCTGCAGCAGCAGCGGAGCCAGCAGCTGAATCTGAGCCAGATCCAAACCGGCGGCTTCCCTCAAGAGCCCTCCCCCCGCGCGGCGCACTCGGCCCCCGTCTGGGGAGGCCActggtcgccgccggccgtcCAGGCCCAGCCTCATGGCCAGCTCATGATCCAGGTCCCGAATCCGCTGTCGACGAAGTCCAATTCCTCGAGGCAGAAGCAGCAAAAACCCTCGCCGGACGCGGCAGCGAGGCCGCCCTCCGGCGGCGCCGCCTCGCAGCAGCGCCAGGGGCAGGCGGCGGCTTCCGACAAGCAGCGGCAGCAG GGGGCATCAaggacggcggcggcgccgcCGGCAGGAGACAAGAACCTGCGGTTCCTGCTGCAGAAGGTGCTGAAGCAGAGCGACGTCGGAACCCTCGGCCGCATCGTGCTCCCCAAA GAAGCGGAGACTCACCTGCCGGAGCTCAAGACGGGGGACGGCATCTCGATCCCCATTGAGGACATCGGCACATCTCAGGTGTGGAGCATGCGGTACCG GTTTTGGCCCAACAACAAGAGCAGAATGTATCTTCTAGAGAACACTG GTGACTTCGTTCGCTCGAATGAGCTGCAGGAGGGTGATTTCATCGTGCTCTACTCCGATGTAAAGTCAGGCAAATAT CTGATACGGGGCGTGAAGGTAAGAGCCGCACAGGAACTGGCCAAGCACAAGAATGGCAGTCCAGAGAAAGGGGGAGCGTCCGAAGTGAAGGCCGAAGACGGCGGCTGCAAGGAGAAGTCCCCACACGGCGTCCGGCGAtctcgccaggaggccgcctccaTGAACCAGATGGcggtgagcatttga
- the LOC123440665 gene encoding B3 domain-containing protein VP1-like isoform X1, whose amino-acid sequence MDASAGSSPPRHPQGSAPRRGKGPAVEIRHGEDDFMFAQDTFPALPDFPCLSSPSSSNFSSSSSSNSSSAFAAPAGVGGRGGEGTRGEPSEPAAAGDGVDDLSDIDHLLDFASINDDVPWDDEPLFPDVGMMLEDVISEQQQQQQQHPLAGYGAGGRVASDAAGGGGEDAFMGGGGSGSAADDLPRFFMEWLTNNRDCISAEDLRSIRLRRSTIEAAAARLGGGRQGTMQLLKLILTWVQNHHLQKKRPRVGAMDQEAPPAGGQLPSPGANPSYEFPTETGAAAATSWMPYQAFSPTASYGGEAMYPFQQGCSTSSVVVSSQPFSPPAAADMHAGAWPLQYAAFVPAGATSAGTQTYPMPPPGPVPQPFAAPGFAGQFPQRMEPAATREARKKRMARQRRLSCLQQQRSQQLNLSQIQTGGFPQEPSPRAAHSAPVWGGHWSPPAVQAQPHGQLMIQVPNPLSTKSNSSRQKQQKPSPDAAARPPSGGAASQQRQGQAAASDKQRQQGASRTAAAPPAGDKNLRFLLQKVLKQSDVGTLGRIVLPKKEAETHLPELKTGDGISIPIEDIGTSQVWSMRYRFWPNNKSRMYLLENTGDFVRSNELQEGDFIVLYSDVKSGKYLIRGVKVRAAQELAKHKNGSPEKGGASEVKAEDGGCKEKSPHGVRRSRQEAASMNQMAVSI is encoded by the exons CGCCTCCGCCGGCTCGTCGCCGCCGCGGCACCCGCAGGGGAGCGCGCCGAGGCGCGGGAAGGGCCCCGCGGTGGAGATCCGGCATGGGGAGGACGACTTCATGTTCGCGCAGGATACCTTCCCGGCCCTCCCGGACTTCCCTTGCCTCTCCTCGCCGTCGAGCTCcaacttctcctcgtcctcctcctccaactcctccaGCGCTTTCGCCGCTCCGGCGGGAGTGGGCGGGCGTGGGGGCGAGGGGACGCGCGGCGAGCCGTCGGAGCCTGCCGCGGCCGGGGACGGGGTGGACGACCTCTCCGACATCGACCACCTGCTCGACTTCGCGTCCATCAACGACGACGTCCCCTGGGACGACGAGCCGCTCTTCCCCGACGTCGGGATGATGCTGGAGGACGTCATctccgagcagcagcagcagcagcagcagcatccgCTGGCGGGCTACGGCGCGGGCGGCAGAGTGGCGTCGGATGCGGCTGGTGGTGGGGGAGAGGACGCCTTCATGGGTGGAGGCGGCTCGGGGAGCGCGGCGGACGACCTGCCGCGGTTCTTCATGGAGTGGCTCACGAACAACCGAGACTGCATCTCGGCCGAGGACCTCCGCAGCATCCGCCTCCGTCGATCTACCATCGAGGCCGCAGCCGCGCGGCTCGGCGGGGGGCGCCAGGGCACCATGCAGCTGCTCAAGCTCATCCTCACCTGGGTGCAGAACCACCACTTGCAGAAGAAGCGCCCCCGCGTCGGCGCCATGGATCAGGAGGCGCCGCCGGCAGGAGGCCAGCTCCCCAGCCCCGGCGCAAACCCCAGCTACGAATTCCCCACGGAGACGGGTGCTGCCGCTGCCACATCTTGGATGCCCTATCAGGCCTTCTCGCCAACTGCATCCTACGGCGGCGAGGCGATGTACCCGTTCCAGCAGGGCTGCAGCACGAGCAGCGTGGTCGTGAGCAGTCAGCCGTTCTCCCCGCCGGCGGCGGCCGACATGCACGCCGGGGCCTGGCCGCTGCAGTACGCGGCGTTCGTGCCAGCGGGCGCCACATCCGCAGGCACTCAAACATACCCGATGCCGCCGCCGGGGCCCGTGCCGCAGCCGTTCGCGGCTCCCGGATTCGCCGGGCAGTTCCCGCAGCGGATGGAGCCGGCGGCGACCAGGGAGGCCCGGAAGAAGCGGATGGCGAGGCAGCGGCGCCTGTCGTGCCTGCAGCAGCAGCGGAGCCAGCAGCTGAATCTGAGCCAGATCCAAACCGGCGGCTTCCCTCAAGAGCCCTCCCCCCGCGCGGCGCACTCGGCCCCCGTCTGGGGAGGCCActggtcgccgccggccgtcCAGGCCCAGCCTCATGGCCAGCTCATGATCCAGGTCCCGAATCCGCTGTCGACGAAGTCCAATTCCTCGAGGCAGAAGCAGCAAAAACCCTCGCCGGACGCGGCAGCGAGGCCGCCCTCCGGCGGCGCCGCCTCGCAGCAGCGCCAGGGGCAGGCGGCGGCTTCCGACAAGCAGCGGCAGCAG GGGGCATCAaggacggcggcggcgccgcCGGCAGGAGACAAGAACCTGCGGTTCCTGCTGCAGAAGGTGCTGAAGCAGAGCGACGTCGGAACCCTCGGCCGCATCGTGCTCCCCAAA AAGGAAGCGGAGACTCACCTGCCGGAGCTCAAGACGGGGGACGGCATCTCGATCCCCATTGAGGACATCGGCACATCTCAGGTGTGGAGCATGCGGTACCG GTTTTGGCCCAACAACAAGAGCAGAATGTATCTTCTAGAGAACACTG GTGACTTCGTTCGCTCGAATGAGCTGCAGGAGGGTGATTTCATCGTGCTCTACTCCGATGTAAAGTCAGGCAAATAT CTGATACGGGGCGTGAAGGTAAGAGCCGCACAGGAACTGGCCAAGCACAAGAATGGCAGTCCAGAGAAAGGGGGAGCGTCCGAAGTGAAGGCCGAAGACGGCGGCTGCAAGGAGAAGTCCCCACACGGCGTCCGGCGAtctcgccaggaggccgcctccaTGAACCAGATGGcggtgagcatttga